Proteins co-encoded in one Schaalia radingae genomic window:
- a CDS encoding methionine ABC transporter permease: MNHVLLAAHIGVAQFQSAMMSIAADKPTWGDNPALTKQFLPAVWETLVMTGVATLVTVIFGLPLGLLVVNTSRHGLTPNRIVHQVLGVIVNVGRSFPFIILLIAIVPLTRFLVGTTLGWKAAMPSLIIGAIPFFARLVETNVLAVSRGKIEAAQMMGASNQRIYWGVQVREALPALIQSVTVLAITLIGYSAMAGAVGAGGLGKLAINYGYNQFMPDVMLCAVVAIIIIVQVIQMMGDMISRLVDHR, translated from the coding sequence ATGAATCATGTACTGCTTGCTGCCCACATCGGTGTTGCACAATTTCAGTCCGCCATGATGTCGATTGCAGCAGACAAACCCACCTGGGGTGACAACCCGGCACTGACCAAGCAGTTCCTGCCGGCAGTGTGGGAAACTCTTGTGATGACCGGCGTCGCCACACTGGTGACCGTGATCTTCGGCTTGCCGCTTGGACTGCTGGTCGTCAACACGTCGCGCCACGGGCTCACGCCCAACCGCATCGTGCACCAGGTTCTCGGCGTGATCGTCAACGTCGGCCGCTCATTCCCATTCATCATCCTGCTGATCGCGATTGTGCCGCTGACCAGGTTCCTGGTGGGAACCACGCTCGGCTGGAAAGCCGCGATGCCGTCCCTGATTATTGGTGCCATCCCGTTCTTTGCACGACTGGTGGAAACAAACGTGCTGGCCGTTTCACGCGGCAAGATTGAAGCAGCCCAAATGATGGGCGCATCCAACCAGCGCATCTACTGGGGTGTCCAGGTTCGCGAAGCTCTGCCTGCCCTGATCCAGTCGGTGACTGTCCTGGCGATCACGTTGATCGGCTACTCGGCAATGGCCGGAGCGGTCGGTGCCGGTGGCCTTGGAAAGCTGGCCATCAACTACGGCTACAACCAATTCATGCCCGACGTCATGCTGTGCGCAGTCGTTGCGATCATCATCATCGTCCAGGTGATCCAGATGATGGGTGACATGATCAGCCGGCTGGTGGACCACCGCTGA
- a CDS encoding MetQ/NlpA family ABC transporter substrate-binding protein: MIGETLMRLSHLNTRSFKALAVCGLAASFALAGCGGGNSTESATSGSADAAASGEAGGASGDVINLTVGASPSPHAKVLHFIQDNLAAEAGINLEIVEYTDYHQPNVALNSGDLDANFYQTPNFLDDQVKEFGYEFDQGEGVHIEPLGIFSEKIKDLKDFPDGGKIGIISDVTNQRRALELLEANGFVKIAEGDEAANINSVEKLKNFEFFEAEGAQLVRSLSDVDIAVINGNFAQEGGLTINGDALVAEQGKGSPYTNLLVWKKDLSGDKLEGVKKLDELLHSDEVRTFFEENWSDGTVLPAF, encoded by the coding sequence ATGATTGGAGAAACTCTCATGCGTCTATCTCATCTGAACACACGCTCTTTCAAGGCCCTCGCAGTGTGTGGCCTGGCAGCATCCTTCGCTCTGGCAGGCTGCGGCGGCGGCAACTCAACGGAATCAGCCACCAGCGGCTCGGCTGACGCAGCAGCATCAGGCGAAGCAGGCGGCGCAAGCGGTGACGTCATCAACCTGACCGTCGGCGCCAGCCCTTCACCTCACGCCAAAGTCCTGCACTTTATTCAGGACAACCTGGCTGCTGAAGCTGGCATTAACCTGGAGATCGTCGAGTACACCGACTACCATCAGCCGAACGTTGCGCTGAACAGCGGTGACCTGGATGCGAACTTCTACCAGACCCCGAACTTCCTGGATGACCAGGTCAAGGAATTCGGCTATGAGTTCGACCAGGGCGAGGGCGTCCACATCGAGCCGCTCGGTATCTTCTCCGAGAAGATCAAGGACCTGAAGGATTTCCCCGATGGCGGCAAGATCGGCATCATCTCTGATGTGACCAACCAGCGTCGTGCACTCGAACTGCTTGAAGCCAACGGATTCGTCAAGATTGCCGAGGGTGACGAGGCAGCCAACATCAACTCTGTTGAAAAGCTCAAGAACTTCGAGTTCTTTGAAGCCGAAGGCGCACAGCTGGTACGTTCACTGTCTGACGTTGACATCGCCGTGATCAACGGTAACTTCGCGCAGGAAGGTGGCCTGACCATCAATGGTGACGCACTGGTTGCCGAGCAGGGTAAGGGAAGCCCGTACACCAACTTGCTCGTGTGGAAGAAAGATCTGTCTGGTGACAAGCTCGAAGGTGTGAAGAAGCTTGACGAGCTGCTGCACTCCGACGAGGTCCGCACCTTCTTCGAAGAGAACTGGTCAGACGGCACCGTCCTTCCCGCGTTCTAA
- the upp gene encoding uracil phosphoribosyltransferase codes for MHLHVADHPLIDHKLTVLRDSRTPSATFRQLVDELVTLLAYEATRHVAVKDIEIETPVCPTVGARLSDPRPIVVPVLRAGLGMLDGMTRLLPTAEVGFLGMKRDEDTLQVETYANRLPDDLSGRQCFILDPMLATGHTMVAATNYLLERGARDVTCVCILGAPEGIHEVEKAVGDRADVTVVLAAVDEGLNEKSYIVPGLGDAGDRLYGIID; via the coding sequence ATGCACCTACATGTCGCTGATCATCCGCTGATTGACCACAAGCTCACTGTTCTTCGAGACAGCCGCACTCCGTCGGCAACATTCCGCCAGCTCGTTGACGAACTCGTCACCCTGCTGGCCTACGAGGCAACACGTCACGTTGCCGTGAAAGATATCGAAATTGAGACTCCCGTGTGTCCCACCGTTGGGGCACGACTGTCCGATCCACGTCCGATTGTCGTTCCCGTCCTACGTGCAGGCCTCGGAATGCTCGACGGGATGACTCGCCTGCTGCCCACCGCCGAGGTTGGGTTCCTGGGTATGAAGCGTGACGAGGATACGCTTCAGGTTGAAACCTATGCGAATCGGCTGCCGGACGACCTGTCGGGCCGTCAGTGCTTTATTCTGGATCCCATGCTCGCCACCGGCCACACGATGGTAGCCGCGACGAACTACCTGCTGGAACGCGGCGCCCGTGATGTGACGTGCGTATGCATTCTGGGGGCGCCGGAAGGCATTCATGAGGTGGAAAAAGCCGTGGGTGATCGCGCTGATGTCACCGTTGTACTCGCCGCCGTTGATGAGGGCTTGAACGAGAAGTCCTACATCGTACCCGGCCTGGGCGATGCCGGCGACCGCCTGTACGGCATCATCGACTAA
- the tadA gene encoding tRNA adenosine(34) deaminase TadA: MTVDESWSQAMGRALFLANRAREAGDVPVGAVVLDPHGTVIGSGWNQRETTHDPSAHAEIVALRQAGLAMGTWNLAGCTLVVTLEPCTMCAGAVVNSRVDRLVFGAWDDKAGAAGSLRDVVRDARLNHTVEVIGGVLRQEVEVQLKGFFFEKRSDALHEGRSPRVTSHSAAAAALPPASRSSSTRKTPNGPDTTVPPASPGENLLPKGVRLRGRKRS, translated from the coding sequence GTGACGGTCGACGAATCATGGTCCCAGGCGATGGGACGCGCACTGTTTCTGGCGAACCGTGCCCGCGAAGCGGGCGATGTCCCTGTCGGAGCGGTGGTCCTGGACCCGCACGGCACGGTCATAGGGTCAGGCTGGAACCAGCGGGAAACGACCCACGATCCCAGTGCTCACGCTGAAATTGTGGCGCTGCGTCAGGCCGGCCTCGCGATGGGCACATGGAACCTTGCGGGATGCACCCTGGTTGTGACCCTCGAGCCTTGCACGATGTGCGCCGGAGCGGTGGTCAACTCGCGCGTCGACCGCCTGGTATTCGGCGCGTGGGACGACAAGGCCGGAGCTGCCGGTTCGCTCCGCGACGTCGTGCGTGACGCTCGTCTGAACCACACAGTGGAAGTGATCGGCGGAGTTCTGCGCCAGGAAGTGGAAGTCCAGCTCAAAGGATTCTTCTTCGAGAAGCGCTCAGATGCGCTTCATGAAGGTCGCTCCCCACGAGTCACGTCACACTCGGCCGCCGCTGCCGCACTCCCGCCGGCCTCCCGCTCATCATCAACGAGGAAGACGCCGAACGGCCCTGATACGACAGTGCCGCCCGCATCGCCTGGTGAGAATCTGCTCCCGAAAGGAGTGCGCCTGCGAGGTCGCAAACGATCCTGA
- a CDS encoding tyrosine-type recombinase/integrase: MQHHGKKYIEGGFLTAAKARTRAWRMKEELLDGTYLSPREKAQQEESAASATITVRDYAAQWLDRWRSMQADGRVSANTIRTYKSCVRHYVLPALGDRTVASLSEEDIREWYASVAPGKSASTRANVYRAMSSMMRSAVEDRLIPVSPCRVRGAGSTRPGDNQREQYYFTHSEFLNLIGALEASDMPSYAGIAALLYYTACRPSEARALRGRDFDFEHARVWYGSGMQRSESGEVVEGPTKTRRGRWAPMCHQLVEYVRPIVERAERDEWVFHAPGDVSQPASDKHVSRRARRALDSIGLERAELYDLKHTCLTNLGRAGASLKELMDLPGHSQIETVLKYQLSDFERVASAVGRMANNLK, encoded by the coding sequence GTGCAGCATCACGGCAAAAAATATATCGAGGGCGGTTTCCTCACCGCCGCGAAAGCCCGCACCCGCGCGTGGCGCATGAAGGAGGAACTCCTAGACGGCACCTACCTATCCCCGCGCGAGAAAGCGCAGCAAGAAGAATCCGCCGCGAGTGCGACTATTACCGTGCGAGACTACGCCGCGCAGTGGCTTGACAGGTGGCGCAGCATGCAGGCCGACGGCAGGGTCTCCGCAAATACCATCCGCACCTACAAATCATGCGTCCGCCATTACGTGCTGCCAGCGCTGGGAGATAGGACGGTCGCTAGCCTATCGGAGGAGGACATACGCGAGTGGTATGCGAGCGTGGCACCCGGAAAATCAGCGTCTACGCGGGCGAATGTTTACCGGGCGATGTCGTCGATGATGCGAAGCGCCGTGGAGGACAGGCTTATACCGGTGTCACCGTGTCGTGTGCGTGGAGCGGGGAGCACGCGCCCCGGTGATAATCAGCGCGAGCAGTACTATTTCACACACAGCGAGTTTTTGAATCTGATCGGGGCGCTGGAAGCCTCAGACATGCCATCATACGCGGGAATAGCCGCGCTCCTGTACTACACGGCGTGCAGGCCGTCTGAAGCGCGAGCGCTTAGGGGTCGGGATTTTGATTTCGAGCACGCACGCGTGTGGTACGGGTCGGGCATGCAGCGTAGTGAGAGCGGGGAGGTGGTGGAGGGCCCGACGAAAACCCGCCGCGGCCGATGGGCACCCATGTGCCACCAGCTCGTGGAGTATGTGAGGCCTATCGTGGAGCGGGCGGAACGCGACGAGTGGGTTTTTCACGCCCCGGGCGACGTGTCGCAGCCCGCGAGCGATAAGCATGTGAGCCGGCGCGCGCGCCGCGCGCTGGACAGTATCGGGCTTGAGCGCGCGGAATTATACGATTTGAAGCACACGTGCTTGACAAATTTGGGGCGGGCGGGCGCCTCGCTCAAGGAATTGATGGATTTGCCTGGGCACTCACAGATCGAGACGGTGCTGAAATATCAGCTGTCGGATTTTGAGCGGGTGGCTAGTGCGGTGGGTCGGATGGCAAACAACCTCAAATAG
- a CDS encoding CHAP domain-containing protein, with protein MATGNDVLRIAAGELGYSRWDDPAEGSKYGRDYATRHGAYFAASGVPYCDMFVTWCLRRAGITGFDSAYVPGRVNTARAHGWLVLREDAQPGDLVCFDWDDDGEADHIGIVEVKYVWSYQTIEGNTSTGSYGSQSNGGVVARRVRSFDTVCAVIRPPYSAPARSVVPEGTLAVDGEWGKATTRALQRINGTPVDGIVSSQYAPNRVFLPAADWDGSGWQWEGDTAEGSQLIACMQRAFGVKSDGITGMDTVRAMQRYYHVSVDGYMGVETVRALQRAVNQQNARR; from the coding sequence ATGGCGACGGGGAATGATGTCCTCAGAATCGCTGCTGGTGAGCTGGGGTACTCGCGGTGGGATGATCCAGCTGAGGGATCAAAATACGGGCGTGACTACGCGACGCGGCACGGCGCGTATTTCGCGGCGAGTGGCGTGCCGTATTGTGACATGTTTGTGACATGGTGCCTCAGGCGAGCCGGGATCACGGGTTTTGATAGTGCGTACGTGCCCGGGCGCGTCAACACGGCGCGCGCTCATGGGTGGCTTGTCCTACGTGAGGACGCGCAACCCGGTGATCTCGTGTGCTTCGACTGGGATGATGATGGGGAAGCCGATCATATCGGCATTGTGGAAGTGAAGTATGTGTGGTCGTATCAGACGATTGAGGGTAATACGTCCACGGGGTCGTATGGGTCGCAGTCTAACGGTGGTGTGGTCGCGCGCCGCGTGAGGTCGTTTGACACTGTGTGTGCGGTGATTCGCCCGCCATATAGTGCGCCCGCTCGTAGCGTCGTACCGGAGGGCACGCTCGCGGTTGATGGTGAGTGGGGCAAAGCGACCACTAGGGCGTTGCAGCGGATTAACGGGACTCCCGTGGACGGAATTGTCAGCTCACAGTATGCGCCGAACCGCGTTTTCCTGCCTGCGGCTGACTGGGACGGCAGCGGCTGGCAGTGGGAAGGCGACACAGCGGAAGGCTCTCAGCTCATAGCCTGCATGCAGCGGGCGTTTGGTGTGAAGTCTGACGGTATCACGGGCATGGACACGGTGCGAGCTATGCAGCGCTACTACCACGTGAGCGTAGACGGGTACATGGGTGTGGAAACTGTGCGCGCCTTGCAGCGCGCGGTTAACCAGCAGAACGCAAGAAGGTGA
- a CDS encoding fibronectin type III domain-containing protein produces the protein MGITWGGSSGYLQLGIDTWMSPGSVGPRTQSVTITVAYYIRATGYGHNFNGTLRMGGRIGGTADYSFYSAWNSWDQKEIARRSVTVSTQLYAQSVTFSASTGPVWNGGTPSVSRTVSIGRRGYEPPHPPRNPLAAWQSDGLTRVTWEPNYTGADGLYPWSTVQVKRYTGSLKQWDLVASLPWSATSWDDVNPPRGEHTEYSVHAVNEAGSAFDWAGSVNTRPLPPTSVRAVKTGDDITVSWEPVERSDGYYVRFHVYDNGSRVATVDGGTRSWTHSAPSKTVAHSYRVSAETVNAVRNTVSAGLTLESEKSSSSNTVQLLARPYAPQNLSPNGAAVPVEDGKTVLSWDHNPADSSTQQSYQVRYRTGGGSWTTVSGGRVARQSHTLSSLRVGRVEWQVRTWGSYYPQQETGASPWSSVASFSVVNRPVVSISSPAGGKYEKSRLAVEWSYLQEQGSRQSGARVTITDVTAGRVVETSTVSSDATRYVVRESVLDGHEYEISVVARSGDGVESTPAVQRVNVEYAKPEKPVVSTLWDDHTGAMSVQIMNPTGGTAPSVVSNRVERSADGGATWELVADGLPVQATVTDPEALSNGETLYRVTATSSLPSSSVVRVTATASSPAMWVGAGVGFTDTIRLPYDPEVSFSPEMPGRETYRFAGRMMRVMVDGTGVDRKWQVSSRLIPDSECADVSDVDRVALTAGPVCYRNPDGIRFYAAMGSPSMKRGTGGKYWDARFELVEVERS, from the coding sequence ATGGGTATCACGTGGGGTGGGTCGTCCGGGTATTTGCAGCTGGGTATTGACACGTGGATGAGTCCGGGGAGCGTTGGGCCTAGGACTCAGAGCGTGACGATCACGGTCGCGTACTATATTCGGGCGACTGGGTACGGGCATAATTTCAACGGTACGCTGCGCATGGGTGGGCGTATCGGCGGAACGGCGGATTATTCGTTTTATTCTGCGTGGAATTCGTGGGATCAAAAAGAGATTGCTCGCCGGTCTGTCACCGTGTCGACTCAACTGTACGCGCAGAGCGTGACTTTTAGCGCATCGACTGGTCCCGTGTGGAATGGTGGGACGCCGTCGGTGTCTCGTACGGTGAGTATTGGTAGGCGTGGGTATGAGCCTCCGCACCCTCCGCGTAACCCGCTGGCCGCGTGGCAGAGCGATGGGCTGACGCGCGTGACGTGGGAGCCGAACTACACGGGTGCGGACGGCCTGTATCCATGGAGCACCGTACAGGTCAAGCGTTACACGGGGAGCCTGAAACAGTGGGACCTCGTGGCGTCGCTACCGTGGAGTGCTACCTCGTGGGACGACGTGAACCCCCCTCGCGGTGAGCACACTGAGTATTCGGTGCACGCGGTGAACGAGGCTGGGTCGGCGTTTGACTGGGCTGGGTCGGTGAACACGCGGCCCCTGCCACCCACTAGTGTGCGTGCGGTGAAAACCGGTGACGATATTACGGTCTCGTGGGAACCCGTGGAGCGCTCCGACGGGTACTATGTGCGGTTCCATGTCTACGATAATGGGTCGCGCGTGGCCACGGTTGACGGTGGGACGCGGTCGTGGACACACTCGGCTCCGTCTAAAACGGTGGCTCACTCGTATCGGGTGAGCGCTGAGACTGTGAACGCCGTGCGTAACACCGTGTCGGCGGGGCTCACTTTGGAGTCTGAGAAGTCCTCGTCGTCAAACACTGTTCAACTGCTGGCGCGCCCGTACGCGCCTCAGAACCTGTCGCCTAATGGTGCTGCCGTCCCCGTGGAAGACGGTAAAACCGTGCTGTCATGGGATCACAATCCTGCGGATTCGTCTACTCAGCAGTCGTATCAGGTGCGCTACCGTACGGGTGGTGGGTCGTGGACTACTGTGTCGGGTGGGCGTGTCGCGCGCCAGTCTCATACCCTGTCCTCGCTGCGTGTGGGTCGCGTGGAGTGGCAGGTCCGCACGTGGGGCTCATACTATCCGCAGCAGGAAACGGGCGCGTCGCCGTGGAGTAGTGTCGCGTCTTTTAGCGTGGTGAACCGGCCCGTCGTCAGTATTAGTAGTCCTGCGGGCGGGAAGTACGAGAAGTCGCGTCTTGCGGTCGAGTGGTCGTACCTGCAAGAGCAGGGGTCACGCCAGTCCGGTGCTCGCGTCACTATCACGGATGTGACTGCTGGGCGCGTGGTGGAGACCAGCACGGTGTCCAGCGACGCTACGCGGTATGTGGTGCGTGAGAGCGTGCTTGACGGCCACGAGTACGAGATCAGTGTCGTGGCTCGGTCCGGTGATGGTGTCGAGTCCACCCCAGCCGTGCAGCGTGTCAATGTCGAGTATGCGAAGCCTGAAAAGCCCGTGGTGTCTACGCTGTGGGATGATCACACTGGTGCGATGAGCGTGCAGATCATGAACCCCACCGGGGGCACGGCTCCGAGCGTCGTAAGTAACCGTGTGGAACGCTCCGCTGATGGTGGGGCGACGTGGGAGCTGGTGGCTGATGGGCTACCCGTGCAGGCCACTGTGACAGACCCTGAAGCACTATCAAATGGTGAAACCCTGTATAGGGTGACTGCGACGAGTAGTCTGCCGTCGTCTAGCGTGGTGCGTGTGACAGCTACTGCTAGTAGTCCTGCTATGTGGGTGGGTGCTGGCGTGGGGTTCACGGACACGATCCGACTCCCCTACGACCCCGAGGTCAGTTTCTCGCCTGAGATGCCGGGGCGGGAGACTTACCGTTTTGCGGGGCGCATGATGCGGGTCATGGTCGACGGGACTGGTGTTGATCGTAAATGGCAGGTGTCCTCAAGGCTTATACCTGATAGCGAGTGTGCTGACGTGAGTGACGTGGACAGGGTGGCTCTTACCGCTGGCCCGGTGTGCTACAGGAATCCTGACGGCATCAGGTTTTACGCGGCTATGGGAAGCCCGAGCATGAAGCGCGGTACGGGTGGGAAATACTGGGACGCAAGATTTGAGCTGGTGGAGGTCGAACGGTCGTGA
- a CDS encoding tape measure protein, translated as MAAASGYQLGTAWIQIAPSLKGFHKEVSRQMGDLGAGKASNKASGVITGALGGAFKTVTKVGAGALGGLGAAVTGLAATGGISRALAIEDARAKLSGIGMDAEGVDKVMQNALNSVKGTAYGLGDAATVAASLSASGVQAGSDLEGALKTVADTAQISGRSLTDVGAIFGSVAARGKLQGDDLLQLTSSGVPVLAMLGKHLGKTSEEISTMVSKGQIDFGTFNAAMQEGIGGAALKAGDTFKGAWSNIKAALGRLGEGAATPVLNALRDSFNKLIPAVDAVATQAGPLFEQFGTIVGDTASRITSLITGIIDGSSNVDWSWVTALKDGVVDLAQGGFAVLKPVISEAWNVLQTLVPVVGRVLGKIMSLSGAVMRNKTAMSILAGVAGTLAGAIGGLKLGRAIGEFYKLQKAVMLARLAKIKDTAQTVILNSMYAGSWVKQHALAFADLARKMAVATATKVKDIAVLAAQKGAMVASTVATKGAAIAQRALNLAMKANPIGLVITAITALIGALVWFFTQTEVGKKAWAAITKAFQDFIAWIGPAWQSLWDGISGVWTAFTTWISDTWNAFTAWLGEAWNSFWTGISNFFSGLWEGIKTVFFTVWEFIKTLVVGYWTFIFTTAQTIWNGLVSFFTTLWDGVKLVFSTVWQWIVDLVTGVWNGIVETATAIWNGLAGFFTALWEGIKTAAKAAWDYFSTGLSIVWNAIIDTGKNLWNGFLTFFKNLWEGLKTAASTAANWVKDKVTGAFNSLKDGAIKAFQFMKDGIGKVWDSLKEIAAKPVRFVVNTVYNDGLRSLVNSVADKLSLPASLRLPQIRLGFAGGGVLPGYAPGRDTVPALLSKGEAVLVPELVRAIGPRNILAANYAYSGRRPGGGARFAGGGIVGWFKDKAAGVMDFLSDPLGAVADLITAPVRKLLSGVGDSFFAKAGAGAVEKLLGAIPAFFKGQSEKITPPGGAGLVSAAMRAVRAGIPYVWGGSTTAGLDCSGLVYWAAQQLGLGWPRLTAAGYQSGSRMGGAPAPGRLLFWGNPAWHVAIAAGNGMMIEEPRPGLSARFTSIWGNPSVGTYGGGGGQRSLTSRAMGWAENLLHTYDSGGLLMPGLTVAMNGTGKPETIRTFEQEKALQNRRGDTFNVNVSFHADDLRRYADVADFFDRGLRPAVRDAIGV; from the coding sequence GTCGGGGCGGGCGCGCTGGGAGGATTGGGTGCTGCTGTCACTGGTCTGGCTGCTACTGGTGGTATTTCTCGCGCGTTGGCGATTGAGGACGCGCGAGCGAAGCTCTCAGGCATCGGCATGGACGCTGAAGGCGTCGACAAGGTCATGCAAAACGCCCTGAATAGTGTGAAGGGCACGGCCTACGGTTTGGGTGATGCGGCGACTGTGGCCGCGTCCCTGTCTGCATCTGGCGTGCAGGCCGGATCCGATCTCGAGGGCGCGTTGAAGACAGTGGCCGACACGGCGCAGATCTCTGGCCGGTCGCTCACTGACGTGGGCGCGATTTTCGGGTCAGTCGCTGCGCGCGGAAAACTCCAAGGCGACGACCTCCTCCAGCTCACGTCATCTGGCGTGCCAGTCCTCGCCATGCTCGGAAAACACCTGGGCAAGACCAGTGAAGAAATCTCCACAATGGTCAGCAAAGGCCAGATCGATTTCGGCACATTTAATGCTGCAATGCAGGAGGGGATCGGCGGTGCCGCCCTCAAGGCCGGTGACACTTTCAAGGGCGCATGGTCGAACATCAAAGCCGCGTTGGGCAGGTTGGGCGAGGGTGCGGCCACCCCAGTCTTAAACGCGCTGCGTGATTCTTTCAATAAGCTGATCCCAGCAGTTGACGCGGTGGCCACGCAGGCTGGGCCCTTGTTTGAGCAGTTCGGCACGATCGTCGGTGATACTGCTAGCAGGATTACGAGCCTGATCACTGGGATTATTGACGGTTCGTCTAATGTGGACTGGTCGTGGGTCACCGCCCTGAAAGATGGCGTGGTGGATCTGGCGCAAGGCGGTTTCGCCGTCCTCAAGCCAGTGATCAGTGAAGCGTGGAACGTACTCCAAACGCTCGTCCCGGTTGTCGGCCGTGTACTGGGGAAGATCATGAGCCTGTCCGGCGCGGTCATGCGAAACAAAACGGCGATGAGTATTCTCGCTGGCGTGGCTGGCACCCTGGCTGGTGCGATCGGCGGGCTGAAGCTGGGTCGTGCGATCGGAGAATTCTACAAGCTGCAAAAAGCTGTCATGCTGGCGCGCCTCGCAAAAATAAAAGACACGGCTCAGACAGTGATCCTGAACTCCATGTACGCGGGCAGCTGGGTCAAGCAGCACGCCCTGGCTTTTGCTGATCTTGCTAGGAAAATGGCTGTTGCGACTGCGACGAAAGTCAAGGATATCGCGGTTTTGGCTGCTCAGAAGGGCGCGATGGTCGCGTCTACTGTCGCGACAAAGGGCGCGGCCATCGCTCAACGCGCCCTGAACCTCGCAATGAAGGCCAACCCGATCGGCTTGGTAATTACAGCTATTACGGCTTTGATTGGCGCTTTGGTGTGGTTTTTCACGCAGACCGAGGTTGGGAAGAAGGCGTGGGCGGCTATCACGAAAGCTTTCCAAGATTTTATTGCGTGGATCGGCCCAGCGTGGCAATCCTTGTGGGACGGGATCAGCGGGGTGTGGACGGCTTTCACCACGTGGATTAGTGACACGTGGAACGCTTTCACCGCGTGGCTCGGCGAGGCGTGGAATAGTTTCTGGACGGGGATCTCCAATTTCTTTAGCGGCCTGTGGGAGGGCATTAAGACCGTGTTTTTCACGGTGTGGGAGTTCATTAAAACCCTCGTCGTAGGCTATTGGACGTTCATTTTCACTACAGCGCAAACCATTTGGAATGGGCTCGTCTCCTTCTTCACCACCCTATGGGATGGGGTGAAACTCGTTTTCTCCACAGTGTGGCAGTGGATTGTTGATCTTGTGACTGGTGTGTGGAACGGGATCGTGGAAACGGCAACCGCGATTTGGAACGGGCTAGCAGGCTTTTTCACCGCCTTGTGGGAGGGCATTAAGACTGCTGCGAAAGCCGCGTGGGACTATTTTTCTACCGGCTTGTCTATCGTGTGGAACGCGATCATTGACACTGGTAAAAACCTGTGGAATGGGTTCCTCACGTTCTTTAAGAACCTGTGGGAAGGCCTCAAAACAGCTGCTAGCACAGCTGCAAACTGGGTGAAAGACAAGGTCACTGGAGCGTTCAATTCTCTTAAAGATGGTGCCATTAAGGCTTTCCAATTCATGAAAGACGGGATCGGGAAAGTCTGGGACTCCCTTAAGGAGATTGCTGCAAAACCAGTACGTTTCGTCGTGAACACCGTTTACAACGATGGGCTGCGGTCCCTCGTTAACAGTGTGGCAGACAAACTCTCACTGCCCGCTTCCTTGCGTCTTCCGCAGATCCGCCTCGGTTTTGCTGGCGGTGGCGTGTTGCCGGGGTACGCGCCGGGGCGTGATACTGTGCCCGCCTTGCTGTCAAAAGGTGAGGCGGTGCTCGTACCTGAATTGGTGCGGGCTATCGGGCCACGTAACATTCTGGCAGCAAACTACGCATATTCTGGTCGCCGCCCGGGTGGCGGAGCGCGGTTTGCTGGCGGCGGCATCGTCGGCTGGTTTAAGGACAAGGCAGCGGGTGTCATGGATTTCTTATCTGACCCGCTTGGAGCCGTAGCTGACTTGATTACCGCGCCGGTGAGGAAACTGCTGAGTGGAGTAGGGGACTCGTTTTTCGCTAAAGCGGGTGCGGGTGCGGTTGAGAAGCTTCTTGGCGCTATCCCAGCGTTTTTCAAGGGGCAGTCAGAAAAGATCACGCCTCCGGGTGGGGCTGGGCTTGTCAGCGCTGCTATGCGGGCTGTGCGAGCCGGTATCCCGTACGTGTGGGGCGGTTCCACGACGGCTGGTTTGGATTGCTCGGGCCTTGTGTATTGGGCTGCTCAACAGCTTGGGCTCGGCTGGCCGCGTTTAACAGCGGCGGGCTACCAGTCTGGATCACGGATGGGTGGGGCTCCAGCTCCGGGCAGACTCCTGTTTTGGGGTAATCCAGCTTGGCACGTTGCTATTGCTGCTGGTAACGGGATGATGATCGAAGAGCCAAGACCCGGCTTATCTGCACGATTCACCTCAATTTGGGGGAACCCGTCTGTGGGCACGTATGGCGGTGGCGGTGGCCAGAGGTCGTTGACGAGCAGGGCCATGGGGTGGGCCGAAAACCTCTTGCATACCTATGATTCAGGGGGTCTGCTCATGCCAGGGCTGACCGTGGCGATGAACGGGACCGGCAAGCCCGAGACAATCCGCACTTTTGAGCAGGAGAAGGCACTGCAGAATAGGCGTGGTGACACGTTTAACGTGAATGTGAGTTTCCACGCTGATGACCTGCGCAGGTATGCGGATGTGGCTGACTTTTTTGATCGTGGGCTTCGGCCTGCGGTGCGTGACGCGATAGGAGTCTAA